A single window of Terriglobales bacterium DNA harbors:
- the rnc gene encoding ribonuclease III, which translates to LLERALTHSSHAHESDPTPDDLRPASQRDNEQLEFLGDAVLGFVTSKALFELFPGYHEGQLSKLRAHLVSARHLQLVAEQLELGKYLRLGRGEEKSGGRNKSALLVNALEAVLAAMYLDAGLEAPRAFILGRIVEPELARLGAEPAGSYPVTDHKSALQELLQARGRPQPVYALVKEEGPEHKKTFTVEIRVAQGNGTKELRARATGTTKKAAEQNAARKALDRLAPASD; encoded by the coding sequence GCTGCTGGAGCGGGCGCTGACGCACAGCTCGCACGCGCACGAGAGCGATCCCACGCCCGACGACCTGCGGCCGGCCTCGCAGCGCGACAACGAGCAGCTCGAGTTCCTGGGCGACGCGGTGCTGGGCTTCGTCACCAGCAAGGCCCTGTTCGAGCTCTTCCCGGGATATCACGAAGGCCAGCTCTCCAAGCTGCGGGCGCACCTGGTGAGCGCGCGGCACCTGCAGCTGGTGGCCGAACAGCTCGAGCTGGGGAAATACCTGCGGCTGGGGCGAGGCGAAGAGAAGAGCGGCGGGCGGAACAAGAGCGCGCTGCTGGTCAACGCGCTGGAGGCGGTGCTCGCGGCGATGTACCTGGACGCCGGGTTGGAGGCGCCGCGGGCGTTCATCCTGGGGCGGATCGTGGAACCGGAGCTGGCGCGGCTGGGCGCAGAGCCGGCGGGTTCCTACCCGGTGACCGACCACAAGAGCGCATTGCAGGAACTTTTGCAGGCTCGCGGACGTCCACAACCGGTGTACGCCCTGGTGAAGGAGGAAGGTCCGGAGCACAAGAAGACGTTCACGGTGGAGATCCGCGTGGCGCAGGGGAACGGCACGAAGGAATTGCGCGCGCGGGCTACGGGTACTACGAAAAAAGCGGCGGAACAAAATGCCGCGCGCAAAGCACTCGACCGGCTGGCTCCGGCATCTGATTAG
- the lepB gene encoding signal peptidase I translates to MSAGVSSATPETGAAPRRAWHEQLAGSMQSLVSSLVVALFIITFVMQAFQIPSASMERTLLVGDYLLVDKTVYGSSGRVPLLPYREVGRGDIVVFHYPLKPETYFVKRVVAVPGDRVRMAGKQLYVNGRLEQAGYAWHRDAMHDAYRDDFPTLSYAPGNVDREWFYRLRREVGAEGELVVPAGQYFVLGDNRDNSQDSRYWGFVPRENIIGRPLLIYWSVRSERGAAGVPAARGDTLSGLAYAVTHLHQDARWERMLRIVR, encoded by the coding sequence ATGTCCGCAGGCGTTTCTTCCGCGACCCCTGAGACCGGCGCCGCGCCGCGGCGAGCGTGGCACGAGCAGCTCGCCGGGAGCATGCAGTCGCTGGTCTCGAGCCTGGTGGTGGCGCTGTTCATCATCACGTTCGTGATGCAGGCGTTCCAGATCCCGTCGGCCTCGATGGAGCGGACGCTGCTGGTGGGCGACTACCTGCTGGTGGACAAGACGGTGTACGGGTCGAGCGGGCGCGTGCCGCTGCTCCCCTACCGCGAGGTCGGGCGCGGCGACATCGTCGTCTTCCACTACCCGCTGAAGCCGGAGACGTACTTCGTGAAGCGCGTGGTGGCGGTGCCGGGCGACCGCGTGCGCATGGCCGGCAAGCAGCTGTACGTGAACGGCCGGCTGGAGCAGGCGGGCTACGCGTGGCATCGCGACGCGATGCACGACGCGTATCGCGACGACTTCCCCACCCTGAGCTACGCGCCGGGGAACGTGGACCGGGAGTGGTTCTACCGGCTGCGGCGCGAGGTGGGCGCGGAGGGCGAGCTGGTGGTGCCTGCCGGGCAGTACTTCGTGCTGGGGGACAACCGCGACAACAGCCAGGACAGCCGGTACTGGGGCTTCGTGCCGCGGGAGAACATCATCGGGCGACCGCTGCTGATCTACTGGTCGGTGCGCTCGGAGCGCGGCGCGGCGGGAGTGCCCGCGGCGCGGGGTGATACACTGTCGGGTCTTGCGTACGCAGTGACTCACCTTCATCAGGACGCGCGCTGGGAGCGGATGCTGCGCATCGTGCGCTGA
- the lepB gene encoding signal peptidase I, whose amino-acid sequence MAKKEKDKPQKPKETTMEFISSMASVLVIGLFIITFNMQAFEIPSSSMEDTLLIGDHVFVDRVTYAPRTSLGPVVPYREIRRGDIVVFLSVTNPGMYIVKRILGVPGDHIRLERGVLYRNGERVDEPYLKSDPECRADSLRFGCYNRYRDDFPSVLPVYADGATPSPEWTTQMPFYVKEGELVVPPDRYFAMGDNRRASYDSRYWGFIPKENIIGRPMFIYWSFETPRDQYDKTTMAERAKFIGHVILHFFDETRWRRTLRKVR is encoded by the coding sequence TTGGCGAAAAAAGAGAAAGACAAACCACAGAAGCCCAAAGAGACCACCATGGAGTTCATCTCCTCCATGGCGAGCGTGCTGGTGATCGGGCTTTTCATCATCACCTTCAACATGCAGGCCTTCGAGATCCCGTCGAGCTCGATGGAAGACACGCTGCTCATCGGGGACCACGTGTTCGTCGACCGCGTGACGTACGCGCCGCGGACGAGCCTGGGCCCGGTCGTCCCCTACCGCGAGATACGGCGCGGCGACATCGTGGTGTTCCTCTCGGTGACGAACCCCGGGATGTACATCGTCAAGCGCATCCTCGGCGTTCCGGGCGACCACATCCGGCTGGAGCGCGGCGTGCTCTACCGCAACGGCGAGCGCGTGGACGAGCCGTACCTGAAGAGCGATCCGGAGTGCCGGGCGGACTCGCTGCGATTCGGCTGCTACAACCGCTACCGCGACGACTTCCCCAGCGTGCTGCCGGTGTATGCCGACGGCGCGACACCCTCGCCGGAGTGGACCACGCAGATGCCGTTCTACGTGAAAGAGGGCGAGCTGGTGGTGCCGCCGGACCGTTACTTCGCGATGGGCGACAACCGGCGCGCGAGCTATGACTCGCGCTACTGGGGGTTCATCCCGAAAGAGAACATCATCGGGCGCCCGATGTTCATCTACTGGTCGTTCGAGACGCCGCGCGACCAGTACGACAAGACGACGATGGCGGAGCGCGCGAAGTTCATCGGCCACGTGATCCTGCACTTCTTCGACGAGACTCGCTGGCGCCGCACCCTGCGCAAGGTGCGATAG